The following is a genomic window from Amycolatopsis acidiphila.
ATGGCCGACCAGAAGGACGTCATCGCCGGCGAGCGCGACATGGGCGGCACCATGCGCCTCGGCGCGTACCCGGCGAAGCTCAAGCCCGGCTCGCAGGTGGCCAAGGCCTACGGCACCACCGACGTGTCCGAGCGGCACCGGCACCGCTACGAGGTCAACAACTTCTACCGCGAGCAGCTCGCGGCCGCGGGCCTGGTGTTCTCCGGGACCTCGCCCGACGACCGGCTGGTGGAGTTCGTCGAGCTGCCCGAGGACGTGCACCCGTTCTTCGTCGGCACCCAGGCGCACCCCGAGCTCAAGAGCCGCCCCACCCGGCCGCACCCGCTGTTCGACGCGTTCGTCAAGGCCGCGGTCAAGTACCGCACCGCCGACCGGCTGCCGGTCGAGCTGCCCGAGCCCTCGGGGGTGCGCTGATGGCGCCGGGGGAGCACGAGTTCGAGGTGGTGTCGTCGAAGGACGTCCACATCGGACACGTCGTCGGCCTGCGCGTCGACGACGTCCGGATGCCCGGCGGCTCGGTCGCCAAGCGCGAGGTGGTCGAGCACCTCGGCGCGGTCGCGATCGCGGCCGTCGACGACGACGGCGCGGTCACGCTGATCCACCAGTACCGGCACCCGCTGGGCCGCCGGATCTGGGAGCTGCCTGCCGGGCTGCTCGACGAGGCCGACGAGCTGCCGGTCGACGCGGCGCGCCGGGAGCTGGTCGAGGAGGCCGGGGTCACCGCGAACCGGTGGGAGACGCTCGTCGACGTCGCGGCCTCGCCCGGGTTCACCGACGAGGTGGTGCGCGTGTTCCTCGCCCGTGAGGTGTCCGAAGTGGACCGCGAGGCGCTGGGGCACGACGACGAGGAGGCCGACCTCGTCGTGCACAAGGTCCCGCTCGCCGAGGCAGTCCGGATGGCACTCGCCGGGGAGCTGGTCAACGGCGCCACGGTCGCCGGGGTGCTCGCCGCCCACGCCGTGCTCACCGGGGCGGCCGAGACCCGGCCCGCGGACGCCGAGTGGCGCGACCGCCCGCGCACCTTCGCGAAGCGCTCTCGCTAGCGGGTTCTGCCCGGGGTTAGGGTGTCGCCCGTGGCGAACGCGGGCGGTACTCCGGTGGCGCAGGTGATCGCGGCCTATCTCGATCACCTGGCGGTCGAACGGGGAACCGCCCGCAACACCCTCGAGAGCTACTCGCGGGACCTCCGCCGCTACGCCGCCCATCTCGGACACGCGGGGGTCACCGACTTCGGGAAGATCCGCGAGGCGGACGTCACCGGCTTCGGCGCCGCGCTACGCGAAGGCGACGACGAGCATCCCCCGCTCGCCGCGTCCTCAGCCGCCCGCGCGCTGGTCGCCGTCCGCGGGCTGCACCGGTTCGCACACATTGACGGCATCACCGAGGACGACCCGGCGCGCGAGGTCCGCCCGCCCGCCGCGGCGAAGCGGCT
Proteins encoded in this region:
- a CDS encoding NUDIX domain-containing protein yields the protein MMAPGEHEFEVVSSKDVHIGHVVGLRVDDVRMPGGSVAKREVVEHLGAVAIAAVDDDGAVTLIHQYRHPLGRRIWELPAGLLDEADELPVDAARRELVEEAGVTANRWETLVDVAASPGFTDEVVRVFLAREVSEVDREALGHDDEEADLVVHKVPLAEAVRMALAGELVNGATVAGVLAAHAVLTGAAETRPADAEWRDRPRTFAKRSR